From a region of the Lactuca sativa cultivar Salinas chromosome 4, Lsat_Salinas_v11, whole genome shotgun sequence genome:
- the LOC111911795 gene encoding uncharacterized protein LOC111911795 — translation MPRRSNWLNPNRPSTPQQQPQPPPEINPSISTVQLEEIIAQRIDAALSNVTRDGVINEGHVGTARTCTYKDFMNCRPKIFHGNEGVVNLTRWIEKTETIFQISFCPDDRKVRFSACTFATATLTWGNIHVNTIGIDATNSMKWEELKMMLVEKYCPREEIHKLEQELWTLTMKGSEIKSYTARFNDLVVMCPALVTPKYKKIERYVWGLASQIKGMVIASKPTTYDSTKRIAHQLTLTEIQGTEVVSKAESPKATTNKRKFNKKNPKQSSEKRQEVATNYAATTAIPTQPKSAWCNHCNRHHPGDYFVCMKFKKKGHTASYCRSTTPITVNQQTNIGTGRGEERKCYECGEIGHIKKECPKLRSQGGIERGRAFVIGSREAIQDPSVVSGTFLIDNLYASILFDSGADRSFITPTFRKLLVISLAY, via the coding sequence ATGCCTAGAAGGAGTAATTGGCTAAACCCTAACCGACCATCAACaccacaacaacaaccacaaccaccgCCAGAAATAAACCCCTCAATAAGTACAGTGCAACTTGAAGAAATCATAGCTCAAAGAATTGATGCAGCTCTATCTAATGTCACAAGAGATGGAGTTATAAATGAAGGCCATGTAGGGACCGCTAGAACATGTACCTACAAAGATTTTATGAATTGTAGGCCAAAAATCTTTCATGGAAATGAAGGGGTAGTGAATTTGACAAGGTGGATAGAAAAGACAGAAACCATCTTTCAAATAAGCTTTTGTCCAGATGATCGTAAAGTACGATTTTCAGCATGTACTTTCGCTACCGCAACACTTACATGGGGGAATATCCATGTGAATACAATAGGAATTGATGCTACAAATTCCATGAAATGGGAGGAGCTAAAAATGATGCTAGTAGAGAAGTATTGTCCTAGGGAGGAAATACATAAACTGGAACAAGAACTGTggaccctaaccatgaagggttcaGAGATAAAATCTTATACCGCTAGATTTAATGATCTTGTTGTAATGTGTCCAGCACTTGTGACCCCTAAATATAAAAAGATTGAGCGATATGTCTGGGGTTTAGCATCACAAATCAAAGGCATGGTGATCGCATCAAAGCCTACGACTTATGACAGCACCAAGAGGATAGCTCATCAGCTAACCCTCACAGAGATCCAAGGAACAGAAGTGGTCTCAAAGGCTGAGTCTCCCAAAGCTACAACAAACAAGCGCAAGTTTAATAAGAAGAATCCCAAACAATCATCTGAGAAAAGACAAGAAGTGGCAACcaattacgcagccacaacagcaATACCTACTCAACCAAAGTCTGCATGGTGCAACCACTGCAACCGTCATCACCCAGGTGACTATTTTGTTTGTATGAAATTCAAaaagaaggggcatactgctagtTACTGCAGGAGCACAACACCTATAACAGTCAATCAGCAAACAAATATTGGAACAGGTCGTGGTGAAGAAAGAAAGTGTTATGAGTGTGGAGAGATTGGACACATCAAGAAAGAATGTCCAAAGTTAAGGAGTCAAGGAGGCATAGAGCGTGGCAGGGCATTTGTGATCGGAAGTAGAGAGGCTATCCAGGACCCTTCAGTTGTATCTGGTACATTTCTCATAGATAATTTATACGCTAGCATACTCTTCGACTCTGGAGCAGATCGAAGTTTTATAACTccgacatttagaaaattgttagTCATAAGTCTAGCatattaa